In Yarrowia lipolytica chromosome 1F, complete sequence, a genomic segment contains:
- a CDS encoding 60S ribosomal protein eL21 (Compare to YALI0F05522g, highly similar to uniprot|Q12672 Saccharomyces cerevisiae YPL079w URP1B ribosomal or uniprot|Q02753 Saccharomyces cerevisiae YBR191w URP1A ribosomal protein L21, similar to Saccharomyces cerevisiae RPL21A (YBR191W) and RPL21B (YPL079W); ancestral locus Anc_8.553) — translation MGKSHGYRSRTRYMFSRDFKKNGTIPMSVYLKTYKVGDIVDIRANGSIQKGMPHKFYHGRTGIVYNVTKSAVGVIINKVVGNRFMEKRINLRIEHIKHSKCRQEFLDRVKANDLKRKEAKAKNEIVQLRRQPGATREAKTLAIDETNYPLTVAPLAYETFI, via the exons ATGGGTAAGAG TCACGGATACAGAAGCAGAACCCGATACATGTTCTCTCGGgacttcaagaagaacggAACTATCCCCATGTCCGTCTACTTGAAGACCTACAAGGTTGGAGACATTGTTGACATCCGAGCCAACGGTTCCATCCAGAAGGGTATGCCCCACAAGTTCTACCACGGCCGAACTGGAATCGTCTACAACGTGACCAAGTCCGCTGTTGgcgtcatcatcaacaaggtTGTTGGCAACCGATTCATGGAGAAGCGAATCAACCTCCGAATCGAGCACATCAAGCACTCCAAGTGCCGACAGGAGTTCCTTGACCGAGTCAAGGCCAACGATCTCAAGCGaaaggaggccaaggccaagaacgAGATTGTCCAGCTCCGACGACAGCCCGGCGCCACCCGAGAGGCCAAGACCCTTGCCATCGACGAGACCAACTACCCTCTCACCGTTGCTCCTCTTGCTTACGAGACTTTCATCTAA
- a CDS encoding 40S ribosomal protein uS4 (Compare to YALI0F05544g, highly similar to wi|NCU01949.1 Neurospora crassa NCU01949.1 and uniprot|P05755 Saccharomyces cerevisiae YBR189w SUP46 ribosomal protein, similar to Saccharomyces cerevisiae RPS9B (YBR189W) and RPS9A (YPL081W); ancestral locus Anc_8.554), whose product MPRAPRTYSKTASTPNRPYESARLDAELKLDGEFGLKNKREIYRIGLQLSKIRRAARELLTRDEKDPKRLFEGNALIRRLVRLGVLPEDRMKLDYVLALSPEDFLERRLQTQVFKLGLAKSIHHARVLISQRHIRVGKQIVNVPSFMVRLESQKHIDFALNSPYGGGRPGRVKRKNAQKGASEDAEEEEDEE is encoded by the exons ATGCCTC GAGCCCCCCGAACCTACTCCAAGACCGCCTCCACCCCCAACCGACCCTACGAGTCTGCTCGTCTCGATgccgagctcaagctcGACGGTGAGTTTggtctcaagaacaagcgaGAGATCTACCGAATCGGTCTCCAGCTGTCCAAGATCCGACGAGCTGCCCGAGAGCTGCTTACCCGAGACGAGAAGGACCCCAAGCGACTTTTCGAGGGTAACGCTCTGATCCGACGACTGGTTCGACTCGGTGTTCTTCCCGAGGACCGAATGAAGCTCGATTACGTTCTGGCTCTTTCCCCCGAGGATTTCCTCGAGCGACGACTGCAGACCCAGGTCTTCAAGCTCGGTCTGGCCAAGTCCATCCACCACGCCCGAGTGCTCATCTCTCAGCGACACATCCGAGTCGGCAAGCAGATTGTCAACGTTCCTTCTTTCATGGTTCGACTCGAGTCCCAGAAGCACATTGACTTTGCCCTCAACTCTCCCtacggaggaggacgaccCGGCCGAGTTAAGCGAAAGAACGCCCAGAAGGGTGCCTCCGAGgacgccgaggaggaggaggacgaggagtaa
- a CDS encoding uncharacterized protein (Compare to YALI0F05566g, similar to uniprot|P16370 Saccharomyces cerevisiae YIL021w RPB3 DNA-directed RNA-polymerase II, similar to Saccharomyces cerevisiae RPB3 (YIL021W); ancestral locus Anc_7.194), which produces MEEETGPKVTVRKIEPDSVDLVLQNVDLALANSLRRVMLAEIPTLAIDLVEISTNTSVLADEFISHRLGLIPLDSQDVNDLEYSRDCVCDEYCDKCSVVLMLDATCTGDDTMDIYSRDLMVHTTPERPELGKPIYTDPAKKGILICKLRKNQSLRIKCIAKKGIAKEHAKWSPCAAIGFEYDPWNKLKHTDYWYEENAEEEWPLSKNADWEEPPKENEPFDYNAKPNKFYINVEATGALTQYEVVLRGMQVLQKKLAEVVMILGDRDGAGGAAGRNGGQTQYGNETQYGGGTQYGDTQYGGPTFGGNDEGFKSEYGTNGGWY; this is translated from the exons ATGGAAGAGGAAACGGGCCCCAAGGTGACCGTGCGAAAGATCGAGCCGGATTCGGTCGATCTGGTGCTTCAGAATGTCGATTTAGC ccTTGCCAACTCTCTCCGACGAGTCATGCTGGCCGAGATTCCCACGCTCGCCATCGACCTGGTCGAAATttccacaaacacctccgTGCTCGCTGACGAGTTCATTTCACACCGTCTGGGTCTCATTCCGCTGGACTCCCAGGACGTGAACGATCTCGAGTACAGTCGagactgtgtttgtgacGAGTATTGCGACAAGTGCTCCGTTGTGCTCATGCTGGACGCCACGTGCACTGGCGacgacaccatggacaTCTACTCCCGTGATCTCATGGTGCACACTACCCCCGAGCGGCCCGAGCTCGGCAAGCCCATCTACACGGACCcggccaagaagggcatTCTCATCTGCAAGCTGCGTAAGAACCAGAGTCTGCGCATCAAGTGCATTGCCAAAAAGGGcattgccaaggagcaCGCCAAGTGGAGTCCCTGTGCGGCCATTGGCTTCGAGTACGACCCCTGGAACAAGCTCAAACACACCGACTACTGGTACGAGGAGAatgccgaggaggagtggccTCTGAGTAAGAATGCAGACTGGGAAGAGCCTCCCAAGGAGAACGAGCCGTTTGACTACAATGCCAAGCCCAACAAGTTTTACATCAACGTGGAGGCTACCGGCGCCCTGACGCAGTACGAGGTGGTGCTGCGAGGCATGCAGgtgctgcagaagaagctggctgaggtggtgatgattCTGGGCGATAGGGACGGCGCCGGTGGTGCTGCAGGCCGAAACGGAGGCCAGACTCAATATGGAAATGAGACCCAGTACGGAGGAGGAACCCAGTACGGAGATACTCAGTATGGAGGACCTACGTTTGGAGGTAATGACGAGGGATTCAAGTCCGAGTATGGGACCAATGGAGGGTGGTATTAG
- a CDS encoding uncharacterized protein (Compare to YALI0F05588g, similar to Saccharomyces cerevisiae JIP5 (YPR169W); ancestral locus Anc_7.525, weakly similar to DEHA0B11022g Debaryomyces hansenii IPF 9997.1 and KLLA0B10736g Kluyveromyces lactis IPF 7151.1) — MAKKETKHTPLTKLKFQDPIFGISFHPEQPRFVVGSSTGTVTAYKYSVDPQSATCGAPEVVWTTKRHKGSCRALIYSEDGSSVYSVGSDGVIKRADSQSGKVRAKNTESLPSTPSCIVRSEAYVAVGCEDGSIVAFDKTSLAEKHRAEGAHDGECVNALLELTHQNKHSFASLGSTTACVVDVRKGVKSTSDDQEDEILCGTMAAKDMGVCGMSQGQITTWTLGFNDQQNRVKLSEESIDAVIGAEDDYEVYAGGGEGIVWLANVKSGKKLDQFVHSRNDEVSFLDLDYQYRLVTASMNSLKLWPTADDEQKQAEVAAAKGAEEEQKAAPSGPPRKKHKKVKNKAHNPGVAHFGDL, encoded by the coding sequence atggcgaaaaaagaaaccaaaCACACGCCGCTGACAAAACTCAAGTTCCAGGACCCCATCTTCGGCATCTCGTTCCACCCGGAACAACCGCGGTTCGTCGTGGGCTCGTCCACAGGAACAGTGACGgcatacaagtacagcgTGGACCCACAATCCGCTACCTGTGGAGCCCCCGAGGTGGTGTGGACCACCAAGAGACACAAGGGTAGCTGCCGGGCGCTCATCTACTCGGAGGACGGCTCATCTGTCTACTCCGTGGGCTCTGACGGAGTAATCAAACGAGCCGATTCCCAGTCAGGCAAAGTGCGAGCCAAGAACACAGAGTCCCTGCCCTCCACGCCGTCGTGCATCGTGCGATCCGAGGCGTACGTGGCGGTTGGATGCGAAGACGGCTCGATTGTAGCGTTCGACAAGACCAGTCTGGCAGAGAAACACCGGGCCGAGGGAGCCCATGACGGAGAGTGTGTCAACGCTCTGCTTGAGCTGACTCATCAGAACAAACACTCGTTTGCATCGCTCGGCTCAACTACCGCCTGTGTGGTCGACGTGCGGAAGGGCGTCAAATCCACCTCCGACGACCAGGAAGACGAGATTCTGTGCGGAACCATGGCGGCCAAAGACATGGGAGTGTGTGGCATGTCCCAGGGACAGATCACAACGTGGACCCTGGGATTCAACGACCAGCAGAACCGAGTCAAGCTGTCAGAGGAGTCCATTGACGCTGTTATCGGCGCGGAAGACGACTACGAGGTGTacgctggaggaggagagggaATCGTGTGGCTGGCCAACGTCAAATCAGGCAAGAAACTCGATCAGTTTGTGCACTCGCGCAACGACGAGGTTTCGTTTCTTGACCTGGATTACCAGTACCGGCTCGTCACGGCTTCCATGAACTCGCTCAAACTGTGGCCCACGGCTGACGACGAGCAGAAACAGGCCGAGGTGGCTGCCGCAAAGggagccgaggaggaacagAAAGCTGCGCCGTCTGGACCGCCCCGAAAGAAGCACAAAAAGGTCAAGAACAAGGCCCATAACCCCGGAGTTGCCCATTTTGGAGATCTCTAA
- a CDS encoding uncharacterized protein (Compare to YALI0F05610g, similar to uniprot|P32378 Saccharomyces cerevisiae YNR041c COQ2 para-hydroxybenzoate-polyprenyltransferase, similar to Saccharomyces cerevisiae COQ2 (YNR041C); ancestral locus Anc_6.361): MLALRLARVVRPTGASIRHLTWSHPARLYSSVDKVNLPKAPSKEELKTPVPDELLEEVKVLENTPLEPVDPEKATIDLKTQFQAAREAELAAMTLPERFVYSLPKSMIPYARLMRMEKPVGTWLLFNPGVWSIGMAAYMSHAAVAPTLYTLSLFGIGAFIMRSAGCTINDILDRKLDAQVARTFDRPIAAGDVSVKQAVAFLGAQCAAGLGILMLLPMNCWWLGALSMPFVMTYPLFKRFTYYPQAILSLCFTWAALLGPPAMGVWCWPVMLSLWGSNFLWCMVYDTIYAHQDKVFDVEAGIKSTALAWGDNSKSIMTVLTLGQLGLLFGAGVYADMGPGFYSAFTWVSYRLGKMIKTVDLDDPVDCGKHFRSNINTGHIMSAGILADWGMRLAGFY; this comes from the coding sequence ATGCTAGCGTTGAGACTGGCCCGAGTCGTGCGACCGACAGGAGCCTCGATCCGTCACTTGACATGGTCCCACCCCGCCCGCCTCTATTCGTCCGTCGACAAGGTGAATCTGCCCAAGGCTccctccaaggaggagctcaagacccCCGTTCCTgacgagctgcttgaggaggtcaaggtgctggaaaACACCCCGTTAGAGCCTGTGGACCCTGAGAAGGCCACAATTGATCTCAAAACGCAGTTCCAGGCCGCCCGAGAGGCGGAGCTAGCCGCCATGACTCTCCCCGAACGGTTTGTCTATTCTCTGCCCAAGAGCATGATCCCCTATGCCCGACTGATGCGAATGGAGAAGCCCGTGGGAACCTGGCTGCTGTTCAACCCGGGAGTGTGGTCAATTGGAATGGCGGCCTACATGAGCCACGCCGCCGTCGCTCCCACCCTCTACACGCTGTCGCTGTTTGGAATCGGAGCCTTTATCATGAGATCCGCCGGTTGCACCATCAACGACATTCTCGACCGGAAACTGGACGCCCAGGTCGCCCGAACGTTTGATAGACCCATTGCTGCCGGCGACGTGTCGGTCAAGCAGGCCGTGGCTTTCCTCGGAGCCCAGTGTGCTGCCGGTCTCGGAATCCTCATGCTGTTGCCCATGAACTGTTGGTGGCTCGGAGCCCTGTCCATGCCCTTTGTCATGACTTATCCTCTGTTCAAGCGGTTTACCTACTACCCCCAGGCAATTCTTTCGCTGTGTTTCACCTGGGCTGCTCTGTTGGGTCCTCCCGCCATGGGAGTGTGGTGCTGGCCCGTCATGCTGTCGCTGTGGGGCTCCAACTTCCTATGGTGTATGGTCTACGACACTATCTACGCCCACCAGGACAAGGTCTTTGATGTAGAGGCCGGAATCAAGAGTACCGCTCTTGCCTGGGGCGACAACTCCAAGTCCATCATGACTGTGCTCACTCTCGGCCAGCTGGGTCTGCTGTTTGGAGCCGGCGTTTACGCCGACATGGGTCCCGGATTCTACTCGGCCTTCACCTGGGTCTCTTACCGACTGGGCAAGATGATCAAGACtgttgatctggacgacCCCGTCGACTGTGGAAAGCACTTCCGATCCAACATCAATACCGGTCATATCATGTCTGCCGGTATTCTTGCCGATTGGGGTATGCGACTGGCTGGTTTCTACTAG
- a CDS encoding uncharacterized protein (Compare to YALI0F05632g, similar to Saccharomyces cerevisiae MVD1 (YNR043W); ancestral locus Anc_6.362, similar to uniprot|P32377 Saccharomyces cerevisiae YNR043w MVD1 mevalonate pyrophosphate decarboxylase), with protein sequence MIHQASTTAPVNIATLKYWGKRDPALNLPTNNSISVTLSQDDLRTLTTASCSPDFTQDELWLNGKQEDVSGKRLVACFRELRALRHKMEDSDSSLPKLADQKLKIVSENNFPTAAGLASSAAGFAALIRAVANLYELQETPEQLSIVARQGSGSACRSLYGGYVAWEMGTESDGSDSRAVQIATADHWPEMRAAILVVSADKKDTSSTTGMQVTVHTSPLFKERVTTVVPERFAQMKKSILDRDFPTFAELTMRDSNQFHATCLDSYPPIFYLNDVSRASIRVVEAINKAAGATIAAYTFDAGPNCVIYYEDKNEELVLGALKAILGRVEGWEKHQSVDAKKIDVDERWESELANGIQRVILTKVGGDPVKTAESLINEDGSLKNSK encoded by the coding sequence ATGATCCACCAGGCCTCCACCACCGCTCCGGTGAACATTGCGACACTCAAGTACTGGGGCAAGCGAGACCCTGCTCTCAATCTGCCCACTAACAACTCCATCTCCGTGACTTTGTCGCAGGATGATCTGCGGACCCTCACCACAGCCTCGTGTTCCCCTGATTTCACCCAGGACGAGCTGTGGCTCAATGGCAAGCAGGAGGACGTGAGCGGCAAACGTCTGGTTGCGTGTTTCCGAGAGCTGCGGGCTCTGCGACACAAAATGGAGGACTCCGACTCTTCTCTGCCTAAGCTGGCCGAtcagaagctcaagatcGTGTCCGAGAACAACTTCCCCACCGCCGCTGGTCTCGCCTCATCGGCTGCTGGCTTTGCCGCCCTGATCCGAGCCGTTGCAAATCTCTacgagctccaggagaCCCCCGAGCAGCTGTCCATTGTGGCTCGACAGGGCTCTGGATCCGCCTGTCGATCTCTCTACGGAGGCTACGTGGCATGGGAAATGGGCACCGAGTCTGACGGAAGCGACTCGCGAGCGGTCCAGATCGCCACCGCCGACCACTGGCCCGAGATGCGAGCCGCCATCCTCGTTGTCTCtgccgacaagaaggacacgTCGTCCACTACCGGTATGCAGGTGACTGTGCACACTTCTCCCCTCTTCAAGGAGCGAGTCACCACTGTGGTTCCCGAGCGGTTTGCCCAGATGAAGAAGTCGATTCTGGACCGAGACTTCCCCACCTTTGCCGAGCTCACCATGCGAGACTCAAACCAGTTCCACGCCACCTGTCTGGACTCGTATCCTCCCATTTTCTACCTCAACGACGTGTCGCGAGCCTCCATTCGGGTAGTTGAGGCCATCAACAAGGCTGCCGGAGCCACCATTGCCGCCTACACCTTTGATGCTGGACCCAACTGTGTCATCTACTacgaggacaagaacgaggagctggttctgggtgctctcaaggccattcTGGGCCGTGTGGAGGGATGGGAGAAGCACCAGTCTGTggacgccaagaagattgatgTTGACGAGCGGTGGGAGTCCGAGCTGGCCAACGGAATTCAGCGGGTGATCCTTACCAaggttggaggagatccCGTGAAGACCGCTGAGTCGCTTATCAACGAGGATGGTTCTCTGAAGAACAGCAAGTAG
- a CDS encoding uncharacterized protein (Compare to YALI0F05654g, some similarities with uniprot|Q8EAT4 Shewanella oneidensis), giving the protein MTDKGKEIDTVEQGIAELDVNGNGTVTETVTDTITETEPTETADQTEPATAENTNNTSEPFNPTAEAIDKSAKLAQGTAEPEDYLPDEALAGADPDKPENVPADAPLKTDGGKPVDIDLVEPSNPAAAVVAKDMPEIAAEADAAVADEAAVVATENGLPKAPDSLVSKGLPNFGIFQGEIKDMSWDSLEAKPYNTKWHHKKWEYVGIAADDYFFGIAVCHVGWSSTAFAYMFDRKKEKVTKHYTSNAVPLLTKCEIQDRAFGNALYSSLGNKIQFTREGDVLKLSVDVKKLAIEAEIDLKGAPILCSVARANWIAHSTHKTSGLPIKGHVLLKEHHKTKDLEFDLPENAVASLDSSNGLLARNTEWLWASAHTKDLGFNLQQGYMGKNENAIWVDGDIYPVGNAIFEFDRKNPLGEWKIKTDDGKVDLTFYPEGARGEEKDLGLAASYYIQPVGLFRGTLEPVEGDPIEIEILGVTEDHESKW; this is encoded by the coding sequence ATGACcgacaagggcaaggaAATCGACACGGTGGAACAGGGCATTGCCGAACTCGACGTGAACGGCAATGGCACCGTCACCGAAACCGTTACCGACACCATCACTGAAACCGAACCCACCGAGACCGCCGACCAAACCGAACCCGCCACAGCTGAAAATACAAACAACACCTCGGAACCCTTCAACCCCACTGCCGAAGCCATTGACAAGAGCGCCAAGCTCGCACAGGGTACAGCCGAGCCCGAAGACTACCTTCCGGACGAGGCTCTGGCCGGAGCGGACCCCGACAAGCCCGAAAACGTGCCTGCGGACGCCCCGCTCAAGACCGACGGAGGCAAGCCCGTGGACATTGACCTGGTCGAGCCCTCAAACCCCGCAGCAGCCGTGGTGGCCAAGGACATGCCCGAAATTGCTGCCGAGGCCGACGCGGCGGTGGCCGACGAGGCTGCGGTGGTTGCGACCGAAAATGGTCTCCCCAAGGCCCCCGACTCGCTGGTCTCCAAGGGCCTGCCCAACTTTGGAATCTTCCAGGGAGAGATTAAGGACATGTCCTGGGACAGCCTCGAGGCCAAGCCCTACAACACAAAGTGGCACCACAAGAAGTGGGAGTACGTTGGCATTGCCGCAGACGACTACTTCTTTGGTATTGCTGTGTGTCATGTCGGCTGGTCGTCCACGGCCTTTGCCTACATGTTTGAccgaaagaaggaaaaggtCACCAAGCACTACACCTCCAACGCTGTGCCTCTGCTGACCAAGTGCGAGATCCAGGACCGAGCGTTTGGAAACGCTCTCTACTCTTCTCTGGGCAACAAGATCCAGTTCACCCGAGAGGGCGACGTGCTCAAGCTGTCCGTCGacgtcaagaagctcgCCATTGAGGCCGAAATTGATCTCAAGGGCGCGCCCATCCTGTGCTCCGTCGCTCGAGCCAACTGGATCGCCCACTCCACTCACAAGACCTCCGGTCTGCCCATCAAGGGCCACGTGCTCCTTAAGGAGCAtcacaagaccaaggaccTAGAGTTTGATCTGCCCGAGAACGCCGTGGCCTCCCTGGACTCGTCCAACGGTCTGCTGGCCCGAAACACCGAATGGCTCTGGGCCTCCGCTCACACCAAGGACCTCGGCTTCAACCTGCAGCAGGGCTACATGGGCAAGAACGAGAACGCCATCTGGGTGGACGGCGACATCTACCCTGTTGGAAACGCCATTTTCGAGTTTGACCGAAAGAACCCCTTGGGCGAGTGGAAGATCAAAACTGACGACGGCAAGGTTGATCTGACTTTCTACCCCGAGGGCGCTCGAGGCGAGGAGAAGGATCTGGGTCTGGCTGCTTCCTACTACATCCAGCCCGTTGGTCTTTTCCGGGGCACTCTGGAGCCCGTTGAGGGAGATCCCATCGAAATTGAGATTCTTGGTGTCACTGAGGATCATGAGAGCAAGTGGTAA
- a CDS encoding 40S ribosomal protein eS1 (Compare to YALI0F05676g, highly similar to uniprot|P23248 Saccharomyces cerevisiae YML063w or uniprot|P33442 Saccharomyces cerevisiae YLR441c, similar to Saccharomyces cerevisiae RPS1A (YLR441C) and RPS1B (YML063W); ancestral locus Anc_4.325) → MAQGKNKRLSKGKKGIKKRVVDPFTKKDWYNIKAPSTFENRDVGKTLVNRSTGLRLANDYLKGRVLEVSLADLQGQEDHSFKKVKLRVDEVQGKNLLTNFHGFDFTSDKLRSLVRKWQTLIEANVTVKTSDDYFLRLFVIGFTKRQANQVKKTTYAQTSQINQIRKKMTDIVVREASNVTLAQLTAKLIPEVIGREIEKATQNIYPLQNVYIRKVKLLKQPKFDLGALLALHGGATDDNGKKVNREFKDVVLESV, encoded by the exons ATGGCTCAGGGAAAGAACAAGCGACTCTCTAA GGGAAAGAAGGGTATCAAGAAGCGAGTTGTCGACCccttcaccaagaaggactggTACAACATCAAGGCTCCCTCCACCTTTGAGAACCGAGACGTCGGCAAGACCCTCGTGAACCGATCCACCGGTCTGCGACTCGCCAACGACTACCTCAAGGGCCGAGTGCTCGAGGTGTCCCTTGCTGATCTGCAGGGCCAGGAGGACCACTCcttcaagaaggtcaagCTGCGAGTTGACGAGGTCCAGGGCAAGAACCTGCTCACCAACTTCCACGGCTTTGACTTCACTTCCGACAAGCTGCGATCTCTCGTCCGAAAGTGGCAGACTCTGATTGAGGCTAACGTCACCGTCAAGACCTCCGACGACTACTTCCTCCGACTCTTCGTCATCGGTTTCACCAAGCGACAGGCCAACcaggtcaagaagaccacCTACGCCCAGACCTCTCAGATCAACCAGATCCGAAAGAAGATGACCGACATTGTTGTCCGAGAGGCTTCCAACGTGACTCTTGCTCAGCTCACCGCCAAGCTCATCCCCGAGGTTATTGGCCGAgagattgagaaggccACTCAGAACATCTACCCTCTGCAGAACGTCTACATCCGAAAGgtcaagctgctcaagcagcCCAAGTTCGACCTCGGAGCTCTGCTCGCTCTTCACGGAGGTGCCACCGACGACAACGGAAAGAAGGTCAACCGGGAGTTCAAGGATGTCGTTCTTGAGTCTGTTTAA